One region of Phragmites australis chromosome 18, lpPhrAust1.1, whole genome shotgun sequence genomic DNA includes:
- the LOC133898912 gene encoding ADP-ribosylation factor 3 yields MGIVFTRLFSSVFGNREARILVLGLDNAGKTTILYRLQMGEVVSTIPTIGFNVETVQYNNIKFQVWDLGGQTSIRPYWRCYFPNTQAIIYVVDSSDTDRLVTAKEEFHAILEEDELKGAVVLVYANKQDLPGALDDAAITESLELHKIKSRQWAIFKTSAIKGEGLFEGLDWLSNALKSGSS; encoded by the exons ATGGGCATCGTGTTCACGCGGCTCTTCTCGTCGGTCTTTGGCAACCGCGAGGCCCGCATCCTCGTCCTCGGCCTCGACAATGCTGGCAAGACCACCATACTCT ATCGGCTGCAGATGGGTGAGGTCGTCTCCACGATCCCAA CGATCGGGTTCAACGTTGAGACGGTGCAGTACAACAACATCAAGTTCCAAGTCTGGGATCTCG GAGGTCAAACAAGCATCAG GCCATACTGGAGGTGCTACTTTCCAAACACCCAAGCTATCATATATGTTGTTGATTCAAGCGATACAGATAGACTTGTAACGGCAAAAGAAGAATTCCATGCCATCCTTGAG GAGGATGAGCTAAAAGGTGCAGTCGTCCTTGTATATGCAAATAAACAG GATCTTCCAGGTGCACTCGATGATGCTGCCATAACAGAGTCATTAGAACTCCACAAGATCAAGAGCCGCCAATGGGCCATTTTTAAAACATCTGCCATAAAAGGAGAGGGACTTTTTGAAGGTTTGGACTG GCTCAGTAACGCACTTAAATCTGGAAGCAGCTAA